Proteins from a single region of Bdellovibrio bacteriovorus HD100:
- the dnaJ gene encoding molecular chaperone DnaJ has translation MAGKRDYYEILGVEKGADQDTIKKAYRKLAMQFHPDKNPGNKEAEEKFKEAAGAYEVLSDAQKRAQYDRFGHDAFTRGGGGGGFTDAEDIFSHFGDIFGDFFGGGMGGQQRQRRNRNEPRRGSDLRYVTEITLKDVITGIEKEIEFDTDKNCDECKGTGAEKGSQVSTCGTCGGSGQVVRQQGFFAMASTCPTCHGQGTVIKNPCKPCKGKGRVAEHRKIRLNIPAGVDTGTRLRVATEGEGGYMGGPPGDLYVEIRVKQHNNFERRNEDLFAELSLPYVQMLLGAEIEVPTVTGKAKLEVPKGTHHGDNVKLVGEGLPSLRGNRRGDIYFTVNVQFPEKLHKDEEKLLREIAKARGLNVTSEGGFFGKKK, from the coding sequence TCAGGACACCATCAAAAAAGCTTATCGCAAACTGGCGATGCAGTTCCATCCGGACAAAAACCCCGGCAACAAAGAGGCCGAGGAAAAGTTCAAGGAAGCCGCAGGGGCTTATGAAGTTCTGAGCGACGCACAAAAACGCGCGCAGTACGATCGCTTTGGCCATGACGCTTTCACCCGTGGTGGTGGCGGTGGTGGCTTCACGGATGCAGAAGACATCTTCTCGCACTTCGGGGACATCTTTGGCGACTTCTTTGGTGGCGGCATGGGCGGCCAGCAAAGACAGCGCAGAAACCGCAATGAACCGCGCCGCGGCTCCGATTTGCGCTATGTGACCGAGATCACGTTGAAAGACGTTATCACCGGCATTGAAAAAGAAATCGAATTTGATACCGACAAAAACTGTGACGAGTGCAAAGGCACCGGTGCAGAAAAAGGCTCGCAAGTCAGCACTTGCGGCACGTGCGGAGGCTCAGGCCAGGTCGTGCGCCAGCAGGGCTTCTTCGCGATGGCTTCGACATGCCCAACCTGTCATGGCCAGGGCACAGTGATCAAAAATCCGTGCAAGCCGTGCAAAGGCAAAGGCCGTGTGGCTGAACACCGCAAGATCCGTCTGAACATCCCGGCAGGGGTGGACACGGGCACACGTCTGCGTGTGGCGACGGAGGGTGAGGGTGGATATATGGGTGGTCCTCCGGGCGACCTGTATGTTGAAATCCGCGTGAAACAACACAACAACTTCGAACGTCGCAACGAAGATCTTTTCGCCGAGCTGTCACTGCCTTACGTGCAGATGCTTCTGGGCGCAGAAATCGAAGTGCCGACCGTCACAGGCAAAGCCAAGCTGGAAGTTCCTAAAGGCACTCACCACGGAGACAACGTGAAGCTTGTTGGTGAGGGTTTGCCTTCTCTTAGAGGCAACCGCCGCGGTGATATCTACTTCACTGTGAACGTGCAGTTCCCAGAGAAATTACATAAAGACGAAGAGAAGCTTTTGCGAGAAATTGCTAAGGCACGCGGTCTGAATGTGACCTCGGAAGGTGGCTTCTTCGGCAAGAAGAAATAG
- the dnaK gene encoding molecular chaperone DnaK, with protein MGKIIGIDLGTTNSCVAIMEGGEPKVLVNEEGARTTPSVVAYTKDGDRLVGQIAKRQAVTNPENTIYSAKRFIGRRFEEIQEEIKLVPYTVVAKGNDCAFKVQGKTASPEEIGAAVLAKLKKVAEDYLGEPVTEAVVTVPAYFNDAQRQATKDAGRIAGLEVKRIINEPTAAALAYGMDKKKDEKIVIYDFGGGTFDVSILEVGDGVVEVRATNGDTHLGGDNFDTVILEWLITEFKKDQAIDLKNDKMALQRLKEAAEKAKIELSSAQETEINLPFITADQSGPKHLQTRLSRAKFDQMTEDLVKRSMEPCRKALADSGLKASEIDEVVLVGGSTRIPAIQKAVKDFFGKEPNRSVNPDEVVAIGAAVQGGVLAGDVKDVLLLDVTPLSLGIETLGGVMTTLIERNTAIPSKKSQVFSTAADNQPAVDIHVLQGERKMAGDNKTLGRFELVGIPPAPRGVPQVEVTFDIDANGILHVSAKDMSSGKSQQIKITAQSGMSEDEIKRAVADAEGHAEEDKRKAEAATQRNNLDNLVYQTEKLIKDSGAQLPESEVKSANEAVAEAKKILENKSASGDELKGAFERLQNLTHKLTSELYKKQGAQPGAEGQQADAAEGGEASANKGGDDVIDADYKDVN; from the coding sequence ATGGGTAAAATTATTGGTATCGACTTAGGAACGACGAACTCATGCGTCGCGATTATGGAAGGCGGCGAGCCTAAAGTTCTCGTGAACGAAGAGGGCGCTCGTACCACTCCTTCAGTTGTCGCTTACACCAAAGACGGTGACCGCTTGGTTGGCCAAATTGCCAAACGTCAGGCTGTAACCAATCCAGAGAACACGATCTATTCTGCGAAACGTTTCATCGGCCGCAGATTTGAAGAGATTCAAGAAGAGATCAAATTGGTTCCTTACACTGTTGTTGCCAAAGGCAATGACTGTGCGTTCAAGGTTCAGGGCAAAACCGCTTCTCCTGAAGAGATCGGTGCCGCTGTTCTTGCGAAACTGAAAAAAGTGGCAGAAGACTATTTGGGTGAACCGGTTACAGAAGCGGTTGTCACCGTTCCAGCTTACTTCAACGATGCGCAAAGACAGGCGACAAAAGATGCCGGTCGTATCGCGGGTCTGGAAGTAAAACGTATCATCAATGAGCCGACAGCGGCGGCATTGGCATACGGTATGGATAAAAAGAAAGACGAAAAAATCGTTATCTACGATTTCGGTGGTGGTACGTTCGACGTTTCCATCCTTGAAGTGGGTGACGGTGTTGTTGAAGTTCGCGCAACCAATGGTGACACTCACCTGGGTGGTGACAACTTCGATACAGTGATCCTTGAGTGGCTGATCACTGAGTTCAAAAAAGATCAGGCTATTGATCTTAAGAACGACAAAATGGCTTTGCAGCGTCTGAAAGAGGCGGCTGAAAAAGCGAAGATCGAACTTTCTTCCGCTCAGGAAACAGAAATCAATCTTCCGTTCATCACGGCGGACCAGTCCGGTCCTAAGCACTTGCAGACTCGTCTGTCTCGCGCGAAGTTTGACCAGATGACTGAAGATCTTGTGAAACGCTCCATGGAGCCTTGCCGTAAAGCTTTGGCCGATTCCGGTTTGAAAGCTTCTGAAATCGACGAGGTTGTCCTGGTGGGTGGTTCCACTCGTATCCCTGCGATCCAGAAAGCCGTTAAAGACTTCTTCGGTAAAGAGCCAAACCGCTCTGTGAATCCGGATGAAGTTGTGGCGATCGGTGCCGCAGTTCAGGGTGGCGTTCTTGCGGGTGACGTGAAAGACGTTCTTCTGCTGGACGTGACTCCACTAAGCCTGGGTATTGAAACCCTGGGTGGCGTGATGACGACTTTGATCGAAAGAAACACGGCGATTCCTTCCAAGAAATCCCAGGTGTTCTCGACAGCTGCTGACAATCAACCTGCTGTGGACATTCACGTCCTTCAGGGTGAGCGTAAAATGGCTGGCGACAACAAAACTCTGGGCCGTTTCGAACTGGTAGGCATCCCACCAGCTCCACGTGGTGTTCCGCAAGTTGAAGTTACCTTCGACATCGACGCCAACGGTATCCTGCACGTATCAGCGAAAGACATGTCTTCCGGCAAGTCTCAGCAGATCAAGATCACGGCTCAGTCAGGTATGTCTGAGGACGAGATCAAACGTGCGGTCGCGGACGCTGAAGGTCACGCAGAGGAAGATAAACGCAAAGCCGAGGCGGCAACACAAAGAAACAACCTCGACAACCTGGTTTATCAGACTGAAAAACTGATCAAGGATTCCGGTGCTCAGTTGCCAGAATCTGAAGTGAAGTCTGCGAACGAAGCGGTTGCTGAAGCCAAGAAGATCCTTGAAAACAAATCTGCCTCTGGCGATGAGTTGAAAGGGGCCTTCGAAAGACTTCAGAACCTGACGCACAAACTGACTTCCGAGCTTTACAAAAAGCAAGGGGCTCAGCCAGGTGCTGAAGGTCAACAAGCTGATGCGGCTGAAGGCGGCGAAGCTTCTGCAAACAAAGGCGGCGACGACGTGATCGACGCTGACTACAAAGACGTAAACTAA
- a CDS encoding Crp/Fnr family transcriptional regulator, translating to MEFKDLFSQAVSKNFRRGDVVYRAGETPQNIYFVESGLVGLGLWGESGKDHLVRLFREGQIFGHRSLFANEPYHATATVIDDSVLRVMNKNEMRQQMKGNCDLAEKLLETLAIELRRAEAKQLILSEKDAPARIAEAVVYLKELHPEYSWTRQEIADFCGTTTPTVIRTLARFVEDGLIEQRGREIIILDKKNLLAQG from the coding sequence ATGGAATTCAAAGATCTGTTTTCTCAAGCCGTCTCAAAAAACTTCCGCCGCGGGGACGTGGTGTATCGTGCGGGTGAAACACCCCAGAATATTTATTTTGTCGAATCAGGCCTGGTGGGCCTGGGGTTGTGGGGAGAATCCGGCAAGGATCATCTGGTGCGCTTGTTTCGCGAGGGCCAGATCTTTGGGCACCGCAGTCTGTTTGCCAATGAACCGTATCATGCCACCGCCACCGTGATTGATGACAGTGTCCTTCGGGTCATGAATAAAAACGAAATGCGCCAGCAGATGAAAGGCAACTGTGACCTCGCGGAAAAGCTTTTGGAGACTTTGGCGATTGAACTGCGCCGGGCTGAAGCCAAACAATTGATCTTGAGTGAAAAAGACGCCCCGGCGCGTATTGCCGAAGCGGTGGTGTATTTAAAAGAACTTCACCCGGAATACTCCTGGACCCGGCAAGAGATCGCCGATTTCTGCGGGACCACCACACCCACCGTGATCCGCACTCTGGCCCGCTTCGTGGAAGACGGGCTGATAGAGCAGCGCGGGCGGGAAATCATCATCCTGGATAAAAAGAACCTACTGGCGCAGGGGTAA
- a CDS encoding MBL fold metallo-hydrolase: MKLQIQHFFDSVTSTLTYVVYDQDTRDAVVIDPVWDYDPASGKLSTKSMDPVVAFVKEMKLHPHYVMETHAHADHLSSSQLFKNFFPDIKVAIGERITEVQKVFKKVFNMNDLNTSGSDFDILLKEGEVLQAGSLKIKTLFTPGHTPACASYLIEDAIFTGDALFMPDSGTGRCDFPAGSAENLYDSVTGKIYSLPENTRIFVGHDYQPNGRALMYQTTVNEEKNQNIQLKGHTSKEDFVKFRQERDATLAAPKLLLPSIQVNIRAGQLPAAEENGTRYLKLPLRQ, encoded by the coding sequence ATGAAACTGCAAATTCAGCACTTCTTTGACAGCGTCACTTCCACCCTGACCTATGTGGTCTATGACCAGGACACACGGGATGCCGTGGTGATTGACCCGGTTTGGGATTACGATCCAGCGTCTGGAAAACTTTCTACAAAGTCCATGGACCCCGTGGTGGCGTTTGTAAAAGAGATGAAACTGCATCCTCACTATGTCATGGAAACCCATGCCCATGCGGATCACCTGTCCAGCTCTCAGCTTTTTAAAAACTTCTTCCCGGACATCAAGGTCGCCATCGGCGAACGCATCACCGAAGTGCAAAAGGTGTTCAAGAAGGTCTTCAATATGAATGACCTGAACACCTCGGGCTCTGACTTTGACATCCTGCTAAAAGAAGGCGAAGTCCTGCAGGCGGGATCGCTGAAAATCAAAACCTTGTTCACTCCGGGCCACACGCCTGCGTGCGCGTCTTATCTGATTGAGGATGCGATCTTTACCGGGGATGCGCTGTTTATGCCTGATTCCGGCACGGGCCGCTGCGACTTCCCGGCGGGAAGTGCTGAAAATCTTTACGACTCGGTCACTGGAAAAATTTATTCCCTTCCGGAAAACACCCGGATTTTTGTGGGTCATGACTATCAACCCAACGGCCGCGCTTTGATGTATCAAACCACCGTCAATGAGGAAAAGAACCAGAACATCCAACTGAAGGGTCACACCAGCAAGGAAGACTTTGTGAAGTTTCGCCAAGAGCGTGATGCCACGCTGGCGGCCCCCAAACTGCTTCTACCAAGCATTCAGGTGAATATCCGCGCGGGCCAGCTGCCGGCGGCGGAGGAAAATGGCACACGGTATTTAAAATTACCCCTGCGCCAGTAG
- a CDS encoding rhodanese-like domain-containing protein, which translates to MREISCEQLKERMNEFRLVDVRTPEEYTGELGHIAGTELRPLGPELLDFLKTLNPSENIVFVCRSGARSGQTTLLSEEMGFTSTYNMVGGMLRWNEMGYAVTKGAGK; encoded by the coding sequence ATGCGTGAAATAAGCTGTGAACAACTGAAAGAAAGAATGAACGAATTCCGTCTGGTGGATGTGCGCACCCCCGAAGAATACACCGGGGAGCTGGGGCATATTGCGGGCACCGAGCTGCGCCCGCTCGGCCCTGAACTGCTGGATTTTTTGAAAACCCTGAACCCGTCCGAGAATATTGTCTTTGTTTGTCGGAGTGGGGCAAGATCAGGGCAGACGACACTTCTCAGTGAAGAGATGGGATTCACCAGCACCTACAACATGGTGGGCGGAATGTTACGCTGGAATGAAATGGGATATGCAGTGACTAAAGGAGCAGGAAAATGA
- a CDS encoding YeeE/YedE family protein, which translates to MMNSILMALAGGALIGLAASLMLILNGRVTGISGIVNGFIGDVRKDLWRGAFILGLLIGGLVLGALQPDMFVNTSGRSVGVVLIAGLIVGFGTVMGSGCTSGHGVCGIARFSVRSLVATATFMILGMLTATLFKALVGG; encoded by the coding sequence ATGATGAACAGTATTTTGATGGCGTTGGCGGGTGGGGCTTTGATTGGTCTTGCGGCCTCGTTGATGTTGATTTTAAACGGTCGGGTCACGGGTATCAGTGGCATCGTGAATGGATTTATCGGCGATGTTCGCAAGGATCTGTGGCGAGGTGCCTTTATCCTGGGGCTATTGATCGGCGGACTGGTGTTGGGAGCTTTGCAACCAGATATGTTCGTGAACACCTCGGGCCGATCCGTGGGCGTGGTGCTGATTGCCGGTTTGATCGTGGGGTTTGGCACGGTGATGGGCAGTGGTTGCACCAGTGGCCATGGCGTTTGCGGAATAGCGCGCTTTTCTGTGCGCTCGCTGGTGGCCACCGCGACGTTCATGATTTTGGGAATGCTGACGGCAACACTCTTTAAGGCACTGGTGGGAGGCTGA
- a CDS encoding DUF6691 family protein, translating to MNKTSMKQTAAAFVVGLIFAIGLGVSGMTQPQKVIGFLQLGEGWDPSLMFVMIGAIPVHMLSYRWMKGHRTPLLDTQWHVPASKEVTRPLVVGSALFGLGWGLGGFCPGPALTSAGAGQEMAIYFVIAMLAGMGLYRLYARFTVKG from the coding sequence ATGAATAAAACATCCATGAAACAAACCGCGGCCGCTTTTGTGGTGGGCTTGATCTTTGCGATTGGGCTGGGAGTTTCCGGCATGACTCAGCCCCAGAAGGTCATTGGTTTTCTGCAGCTGGGTGAGGGCTGGGATCCGTCACTTATGTTTGTCATGATCGGAGCCATCCCGGTTCATATGCTGAGTTACCGTTGGATGAAAGGGCATCGCACACCTTTGTTGGACACTCAGTGGCACGTGCCGGCGTCCAAGGAAGTCACCCGGCCCCTGGTGGTCGGAAGTGCTTTGTTCGGTTTGGGCTGGGGCTTGGGCGGATTTTGCCCGGGTCCGGCGCTGACGTCTGCTGGAGCCGGTCAGGAGATGGCAATCTATTTTGTGATCGCGATGCTTGCGGGAATGGGGCTGTATCGCCTGTACGCCCGCTTTACTGTGAAAGGGTGA
- a CDS encoding sulfite exporter TauE/SafE family protein — protein sequence MELLGYLGASLVGVSLGLLGGGGAILAVPLFVYFFSLPPSLATTYSLFVVGVSSLIGFARNFRQGQVDVKAGVYFAVPSFVGVLLVRRWLLPAIPDQWVWGPVLFNKEVVILSSFAVVMVMAALAMLLPRASSAQGPVAPAAFALKALGVGAVTGFVGAGGGFLIVPSLVRMSGLRMKVAVGTSLGVIAANSMLGFFGDLWARTPMDFVLLLKVGALAVAGIFVGSYWSQHTSEARLKPAFGIFVLLLGGLIIVQQALN from the coding sequence ATGGAACTGTTGGGTTATTTAGGTGCCAGTCTGGTCGGAGTGTCGTTAGGTCTTCTGGGCGGAGGCGGTGCGATTCTGGCGGTTCCGTTGTTTGTATACTTCTTTTCACTGCCACCATCTTTGGCCACGACTTATTCGTTGTTCGTGGTGGGGGTGTCGAGCCTGATCGGCTTTGCCCGGAATTTTCGTCAGGGACAGGTGGATGTCAAAGCCGGTGTTTATTTTGCGGTGCCTTCTTTTGTCGGTGTGCTCTTGGTGCGTCGCTGGCTGCTGCCCGCCATTCCAGATCAGTGGGTTTGGGGGCCGGTTTTGTTTAACAAAGAAGTTGTGATTTTAAGTTCCTTTGCCGTGGTCATGGTGATGGCCGCTTTGGCGATGTTGTTGCCAAGAGCTTCTTCGGCGCAGGGGCCGGTGGCTCCCGCTGCGTTTGCTTTGAAAGCCTTGGGTGTCGGGGCCGTGACAGGCTTTGTGGGGGCTGGTGGTGGCTTTCTGATTGTGCCTTCGTTGGTGCGCATGTCGGGGCTTCGCATGAAGGTGGCTGTGGGCACTTCTTTGGGGGTGATTGCTGCCAATTCAATGTTGGGGTTCTTTGGTGATCTTTGGGCCCGCACACCGATGGACTTCGTTTTGCTTTTGAAGGTTGGTGCGCTGGCCGTGGCGGGAATTTTTGTTGGTTCCTACTGGTCGCAGCACACTTCTGAGGCGCGTTTAAAGCCGGCCTTCGGGATATTCGTATTGCTTCTGGGCGGACTTATTATTGTGCAACAGGCGCTTAATTAA
- the acs gene encoding acetate--CoA ligase has protein sequence MHKELYPVNSEVAKKAWIDEAKYKAMYERSIQDNEAFWAEQAERLDWIKKWDKVKEVSFKKPVSIKWYLGGKMNVSYNCVDRHLKTRGDKTALLWEADNPSTPSRKITYKELHLEVCRFANVLKKMGVKKGDVVTIYMPMIPDTAVAMLACARIGAVHSVVFAGFSPDSISDRILDGQCRFVITGDAGFRGSKVVALKENIDKALVKTPDVQKVLVVKYAGTTVDMKPGRDLWYHEEVKTVSDQCEPEPMDAEDPLFILYTSGSTGKPKGVMHTTGGYLVYASMTHQYVFDYHEDDIYWCSADVGWVTGHSYIVYGPLANGATSLFFEGVPNYPTPSRFWEVVDKHKVTIFYTSPTAIRSLMREGDAAVKTTSRKTLRLLGSVGEPINPEAWAWYHDVVGEGRCPVVDTWWQTETGGILITPLPGAIAQKPGSATLPFFGVQPKLLTNEGQEIHGPGEGVLVIADSWPGQMRTVYRNHERFEDTYFSNYPGYYFTGDGCRRDQDGYYWITGRVDDVINVSGHRLGTAEIESALVAHHKVAEAAVVGYPHDIKGQGIYAFVTLKSGETASEELRKELIQTVRKEIGPIATPDLIQWAPRLPKTRSGKIMRRILRKIAENHPDQLGDTTTLSEPAVVQELVDNRMNR, from the coding sequence ATGCACAAAGAACTTTATCCCGTGAATTCCGAGGTGGCGAAAAAAGCCTGGATTGATGAAGCCAAATACAAAGCCATGTATGAGCGCTCCATTCAAGACAACGAAGCCTTTTGGGCCGAGCAAGCCGAGCGCCTGGACTGGATCAAAAAGTGGGATAAGGTCAAAGAAGTCAGTTTCAAGAAACCCGTTAGCATCAAATGGTACTTGGGTGGAAAAATGAATGTGTCCTACAATTGCGTGGACCGTCATTTAAAAACCCGCGGCGACAAAACAGCCCTGCTGTGGGAAGCCGACAATCCATCCACACCTTCACGCAAAATCACTTACAAAGAACTGCATCTGGAAGTGTGCCGCTTCGCCAATGTCCTGAAAAAAATGGGCGTGAAAAAAGGCGATGTGGTGACGATCTATATGCCGATGATTCCGGATACAGCCGTGGCGATGCTGGCCTGTGCGCGCATCGGGGCGGTTCATTCGGTGGTGTTTGCCGGTTTTTCTCCGGATTCCATCTCAGATCGTATTTTGGACGGGCAGTGCCGGTTTGTGATCACCGGTGATGCCGGCTTCCGCGGCAGCAAAGTGGTGGCGTTAAAAGAAAATATCGATAAAGCACTTGTGAAAACTCCGGACGTGCAAAAAGTTCTGGTGGTGAAATATGCGGGCACGACGGTGGACATGAAGCCGGGCCGTGATCTTTGGTATCACGAAGAAGTCAAAACCGTCAGCGACCAGTGTGAACCAGAACCCATGGACGCGGAAGATCCTTTGTTTATTCTTTACACTTCCGGTTCCACAGGAAAACCCAAAGGGGTGATGCACACCACGGGGGGATATCTGGTGTATGCCAGCATGACCCACCAGTATGTCTTTGATTATCACGAAGATGATATCTACTGGTGTTCTGCTGACGTGGGTTGGGTGACCGGCCATAGCTATATCGTGTATGGCCCGCTGGCGAATGGGGCGACAAGTTTGTTCTTTGAAGGGGTGCCGAACTATCCAACTCCAAGCCGTTTCTGGGAAGTGGTCGACAAACACAAAGTCACAATATTCTATACCTCACCAACGGCGATTCGTTCTTTGATGCGCGAAGGGGACGCGGCGGTGAAAACCACCTCGCGAAAAACCCTGCGCCTGCTGGGGTCCGTCGGGGAGCCGATCAATCCGGAAGCCTGGGCATGGTATCACGATGTGGTCGGTGAAGGACGCTGCCCGGTTGTCGATACATGGTGGCAGACAGAAACCGGTGGCATTCTGATCACGCCACTGCCGGGGGCGATTGCGCAAAAGCCGGGGTCTGCAACTTTACCGTTCTTTGGGGTGCAACCGAAACTTTTGACCAACGAAGGACAAGAGATCCATGGACCGGGCGAAGGGGTGCTGGTGATTGCGGATTCCTGGCCGGGCCAGATGCGCACGGTGTATCGCAATCACGAACGTTTTGAAGACACGTATTTCTCGAACTATCCCGGGTACTATTTCACAGGCGACGGCTGTCGTCGCGATCAGGACGGGTATTACTGGATCACGGGACGGGTGGATGACGTGATCAACGTTTCCGGTCACCGCCTGGGGACGGCTGAAATTGAATCAGCGCTTGTGGCCCATCACAAAGTGGCTGAAGCCGCCGTGGTTGGATATCCACATGATATCAAAGGGCAGGGGATTTATGCCTTTGTCACCTTGAAGTCCGGTGAAACGGCCAGTGAAGAGCTGCGTAAAGAGCTGATTCAGACCGTGCGTAAAGAGATCGGGCCGATTGCGACTCCGGATCTGATTCAGTGGGCTCCACGTCTGCCGAAGACCCGTTCTGGCAAGATTATGCGCCGAATCCTGCGTAAAATCGCCGAGAACCACCCGGATCAACTGGGGGATACGACAACCTTGTCAGAGCCTGCGGTGGTCCAAGAACTGGTGGACAATCGCATGAACCGGTGA
- a CDS encoding DUF6580 family putative transport protein: MNTRMMTLILMVLVAAFSRLIPHPWNFTAIGAMALFGGAYFPSKKQSLLIPLAALFISDLALGFHNTMLFVYLGFTLVVMLGWALRDQRSVFKVGTSALVTSSVFFLISNFGVWAMGTMYAPTFNGLVQCLVAGIPFFDNQIYGDLFFSGLLFGGYEAIKKYAPEFVGAPVK, from the coding sequence ATGAACACACGTATGATGACCCTGATTTTGATGGTGCTTGTTGCGGCTTTCAGCCGTTTGATCCCTCATCCTTGGAACTTCACCGCGATTGGTGCGATGGCTTTGTTTGGTGGGGCTTACTTCCCATCCAAAAAACAATCTTTGTTGATCCCGCTGGCAGCGCTGTTTATCAGCGATCTGGCGTTGGGTTTCCATAACACCATGTTGTTTGTCTACCTGGGTTTCACTTTGGTGGTGATGCTGGGGTGGGCTTTGCGCGATCAAAGAAGCGTTTTCAAAGTGGGCACTTCCGCTTTGGTGACAAGCTCTGTGTTCTTCCTGATCTCCAACTTTGGTGTTTGGGCGATGGGCACAATGTATGCTCCGACCTTCAACGGTCTGGTGCAGTGTCTGGTTGCGGGCATCCCGTTCTTTGACAACCAGATCTACGGAGACTTGTTCTTCTCTGGTTTGTTGTTCGGTGGCTATGAAGCCATCAAAAAATACGCGCCAGAATTCGTCGGCGCTCCTGTAAAATAA
- a CDS encoding tRNA-dihydrouridine synthase family protein, producing the protein MKLGLHRPVLDGKVNFPLCLAPMVGLTHVALREVMRDYLPAEAYTIWPTEMLNSRRIPGENLEKTPETMRAAYEPGLVPQILGNEEDAIAESVKRLVEWGAEAIDINMGCPVQKALKHNYGVALMGDPAYAAEVVRMTVKNSTVPVSVKLRAVGSTKEFDELLTFVSGLRQSGAAWVCLHPRTAAQKRRGNADWEQIKQLHKAVDFPVIGNGDVQTYDDAINMLKETGCDMAMAGRGLAARPWMMWQLGEELGFAPPAGKEGQKAPRTSEEEGAEYGKCLLRLIDRCRFYFGEDLAMRKVRFYVRTTSVWLPFGNTLVGVCAKARTIDEMIEGVTKFFEGPVEMSLRTELRQ; encoded by the coding sequence GTGAAACTGGGGCTGCATCGTCCGGTTCTGGACGGTAAAGTGAACTTCCCGTTGTGTCTGGCCCCGATGGTGGGCCTGACTCACGTGGCTTTGCGCGAAGTCATGCGCGATTATCTTCCGGCCGAGGCTTACACCATCTGGCCGACCGAGATGTTGAATTCCCGCCGTATTCCTGGCGAAAATCTTGAAAAAACCCCTGAAACCATGCGCGCCGCTTATGAGCCGGGCTTGGTGCCACAGATCCTTGGTAACGAAGAAGATGCCATTGCTGAAAGCGTGAAACGCCTGGTGGAGTGGGGCGCTGAAGCCATCGACATCAACATGGGCTGCCCGGTGCAAAAAGCGCTGAAGCACAATTATGGTGTGGCGTTGATGGGGGACCCGGCCTATGCCGCCGAAGTGGTGCGCATGACCGTCAAAAATTCCACCGTGCCTGTCAGTGTGAAGTTGCGCGCTGTCGGCAGCACGAAAGAGTTCGACGAACTTTTGACGTTCGTGTCGGGTCTTCGTCAGTCGGGCGCCGCCTGGGTGTGTCTGCATCCGCGAACAGCGGCGCAAAAACGCCGTGGTAATGCTGATTGGGAGCAGATCAAACAACTTCATAAAGCGGTCGATTTCCCGGTCATCGGCAATGGCGACGTACAAACCTATGACGACGCCATCAACATGCTGAAAGAAACCGGTTGTGACATGGCGATGGCGGGTCGTGGTCTTGCCGCGCGCCCGTGGATGATGTGGCAACTGGGTGAAGAGCTGGGTTTTGCGCCCCCCGCAGGTAAAGAAGGTCAGAAAGCCCCTCGCACTTCGGAAGAAGAGGGCGCCGAGTACGGCAAATGTTTGTTGCGATTGATTGATCGCTGTCGTTTTTATTTCGGGGAAGATCTGGCTATGCGCAAAGTGCGCTTCTATGTTCGCACCACAAGTGTGTGGCTGCCGTTTGGAAACACTCTGGTGGGTGTTTGTGCGAAGGCTCGCACCATTGATGAAATGATCGAGGGTGTGACGAAATTCTTTGAAGGCCCCGTGGAGATGAGTCTGCGCACGGAGCTTCGACAATAA
- a CDS encoding glutaredoxin: MAKVLIYKKIPCPYCDRAMHLMDDRGIDYDVVDLTDKPEEIERIKTETGWRTVPIIMINGKLIGGYTDLKALDEEGKLMPLLQE; the protein is encoded by the coding sequence ATGGCAAAAGTATTAATCTACAAGAAAATCCCTTGTCCTTACTGCGATCGCGCGATGCACCTCATGGATGACCGAGGCATCGACTATGACGTGGTGGATCTGACCGATAAACCTGAAGAAATTGAAAGAATCAAAACCGAAACCGGCTGGAGAACTGTGCCGATCATCATGATCAACGGCAAATTGATCGGCGGCTATACGGATTTGAAAGCCTTGGACGAAGAAGGCAAACTGATGCCCCTGCTGCAAGAGTAG